Proteins encoded together in one Quercus lobata isolate SW786 chromosome 3, ValleyOak3.0 Primary Assembly, whole genome shotgun sequence window:
- the LOC115980199 gene encoding disease resistance RPP13-like protein 4 → MDSSNDKQTNPGKTLPFTEIVHIIESLIVSRPMLKSKPSLEHHSVLESKPSLEHHPIPQSEPSLETTAVRPVITATATSGNSSPKAATKSEGNNSSEGRKEDRKIDDILEKIQNNLNQIKDSFIQLQKLEESSLAKQLKNCLGNLKNLLESEEKETTGNTNAPLFSDIKKKLMKLKYQIPSLRKLSWTSPTAQSQTSGGSTVGGSVQELPKLHKSESFKNGSFYKEIEDIFVRLEDKEKFFLSCFAVLTEHAVVKRRLLTYWGLGEGFLSESNSETDEETPEKIVDKILEKLQEMGFIEPAMRKRKQEVRSYKMDPLVRSAMIMICKKKKSDGDSNGNAVEYSALANKAFLVKREEKSLVGESPSQEGEDQSQNLDPEILVTLFNVNKHSPDTQLNNLANKKSKDVKVVDWLSKMKSLKVLYLGRWQKSAGYHIEVKDTAFLKGLKSMEKLKFLSLQGISRINKLPPFISMLKNLVVLDLKDCYNLEVLSEDISSLTNLRYLDISNCYLLGNMPKKLSSLSELQVLKGFVIGDPRRGKLGALEDLKGLKKLKKLTIIATRKDFPTPEDLGALLKLEALRKLTIAWGVQPKNSEEQAKAGELSKHETSLLRKAAESSVHPSDILPNKLEKLDLQCFPYSTPTWLKPGDLPMLEKLYIRGGNFTTLEKGTWKVKALRLKYLSGMKRNWRELKELFPELVYLERVKCPGITLCPCDENGVWQNPKT, encoded by the coding sequence ATGGATTCCTCTAACgataaacaaacaaatccaGGAAAAACCTTGCCCTTCACGGAAATTGTTCATATCATAGAAAGTTTGATTGTTAGTCGCCCCATGCTCAAATCAAAGCCTTCTCTCGAGCATCACTCCGTCCTCGAATCAAAGCCTTCTCTTGAGCATCACCCCATCCCCCAATCCGAGCCCTCTCTTGAAACTACGGCCGTCAGGCCCGTCATCACCGCTACTGCCACCAGTGGCAATAGTAGTCCAAAGGCGGCGACCAAATCAGAGGGAAATAACAGCAGCGagggaagaaaagaagatagaAAGATTGACGATATACTCGAGAAGATACAGAACAATCTCAATCAAATTAAAGATTCCTTCATTCAGCTTCAGAAGTTAGAAGAAAGCTCGCTCGCTAAACAACTAAAAAATTGTCTAGGCAACCTCAAAAACTTACTTGAGagtgaagaaaaggaaacaacCGGTAATACTAATGCTCCATTATTCAGCGACATCAAGAAGAAACTCATGAAGTTAAAGTACCAGATTCCATCACTCCGTAAACTGTCCTGGACAAGTCCAACGGCTCAGTCACAGACAAGCGGCGGGTCTACTGTGGGCGGTTCAGTCCAGGAGTTGCCCAAGCTACACAAGAGTGAAAGCTTCAAAAATGGCTCATTTtataaagaaattgaagataTTTTTGTACGCCTTGAAGATAAAGAGAAGTTTTTTTTGTCATGCTTTGCTGTGCTCACCGAACATGCAGTGGTGAAGAGGAGGCTTTTGACTTATTGGGGGCTCGGAGAGGGCTTTTTAAGTGAATCGAATTCAGAAACAGACGAGGAGACGCCTGAGAAAATCGTTGACAAAATTCTTGAGAAATTACAAGAGATGGGCTTTATTGAGCCTGctatgagaaagagaaaacaggAAGTTAGAAGCTACAAAATGGATCCTCTTGTGCGTTCTGCTATGATTATGATTTGCAAGAAAAAGAAGTCTGATGGTGATTCTAATGGGAACGCGGTGGAGTATAGCGCACTCGCTAACAAGGCATTTTTGGTGAAACGCGAGGAAAAATCTTTGGTTGGCGAAAGTCCTTCACAAGAGGGAGAGGATCAAAGTCAAAATTTAGATCCAGAAATACTTGTTACATTATTCAATGTTAATAAGCATTCTCCCGATACCCAGCTGAATAATTTAGCGAATAAGAAGAGTAAAGATGTAAAAGTGGTGGACTGGTTATCGAAGATGAAATCACTCAAAGTTCTTTATCTGGGAAGATGGCAGAAATCTGCTGGTTATCACATTGAGGTGAAGGACACTGCATTCTTAAaaggattgaagagtatggaAAAATTGAAGTTTCTTAGCCTTCAAGGGATCTCTAGAATCAATAAGCTTCCACCTTTCATAAGCATGCTCAAAAATTTGGTCGTCTTAGATCTCAAGGATTGTTACAATCTGGAGGTACTTTCAGAGGACATAAGCTCACTCACCAATCTGAGGTACTTGGATATTTCTAACTGTTATCTTCTAGGTAACATGCCCAAGAAGCTATCCTCACTCTCAGAACTCCAAGTCCTTAAGGGGTTTGTCATTGGTGATCCACGAAGGGGAAAATTGGGTGCTTTAGAAGATTTGAAGGGATTGAAGAAGCTGAAGAAACTGACCATCATTGCAACTAGAAAGGACTTCCCTACACCAGAAGATCTAGGCGCTCTTCTAAAGCTTGAAGCACTTCGAAAGCTAACAATAGCATGGGGTGTACAGCCAAAAAATTCGGAAGAGCAAGCAAAAGCTGGCGAATTATCAAAGCATGAAACATCACTGCTTCGAAAAGCAGCAGAATCATCAGTGCATCCGAGCGATATACTTCCAAATAAGCTGGAGAAACTGGATCTTCAGTGTTTCCCCTATTCTACACCGACGTGGCTGAAACCTGGTGATTTGCCAATGCTAGAGAAACTCTACATAAGAGGAGGCAACTTCACAACTTTGGAGAAAGGCACGTGGAAAGTGAAGGCTTTACGTTTGAAGTACTTGAGTGGAATGAAGAGGAATTGGAGAGAACTAAAAGAATTATTCCCAGAATTGGTTTACTTGGAGAGAGTTAAATGCCCGGGGATCACACTCTGCCCTTGCGACGAGAATGGAGTGTGGCAAAATCCGAAAACATAA
- the LOC115980200 gene encoding uncharacterized protein LOC115980200, whose amino-acid sequence MFQSVKWIFVIGSRQLSSFLRHISKVKQLWQRWNLRSFILFSIVVQFFLLFAAPLRKKTANKAVFMIIWAAYLIADWAASFAVGLVFDSEEKYTASGAINNTASYLVMMNHGVVSTIGSRSRDDTGLLLVMWTPFLLLLVGGQDRITSFAIEDNELWLRHLIWLFLQIFTTGFVFYQSFHLNTLWIPTIFLLLAGTIRYAERIAALYLSSSDSFGISVLGEPDPGPNYERLMSAFTHYKGNNLPIKMEYVDDLESQANENSSADDGGLLDSRELVQRAHYFAYKYKGLIVNLVFSSREHTESREFFTKRSAEQTLKILEIQLNYFYDLLHTKVLVATSKIGKISRGISTGLVVAAFSLFILEEKGTFKTEFDVVVTYTLFVGVLALDMVTLFIWLYSDWTVSYLKKLDKDSLRFKIINKLLFPKKQRQPQEKPKKVSPLRSKIIKFLFPKRERQSLEQPRRKKKVGSRRWSEDLSQFNFLDYCYPRRSRSRSKTIGEIISKIDQGIGYLDIINDFIYYYLPRDVKNFIDLKKNDFIIQMKYVTSHHFDPCLWKFIFDELSEKSYFADDPEEAKRISSARGEWILESGDFNYSLISSTLMHCVKNVAYDESLLLWHIATELCYNNNTDQHSHPSLDCKYCDANCYKKCIVMAEKFLDNADLHSRMPSGCDSCEQCNACEFSKRLSDYMFYLLYQPQGMMSEVSGISKQRFKDTSSEAQRFFSEYGGVDLQKGCKNILEVDTSVKPVYVKGDQSKSVLFDACMLAKEIQKLGAEIKWKVTSKVWVELLSYAASRSRAKAHVQQLSKGGELITFVWLLMAQLGLKEHAWVETRKRAKLNLNK is encoded by the coding sequence GGAAGCAGGCAATTGTCGAGTTTTTTAAGGCATATCTCTAAAGTAAAGCAATTATGGCAGAGATGGAATCTCAGGAGCTTTATCCTCTTTAGCATTGTGGTTcagttttttttgctttttgctgCACCCCTGAGAAAGAAAACGGCAAACAAAGCAGTATTCATGATCATCTGGGCAGCTTACCTGATTGCTGACTGGGCTGCTAGCTTTGCAGTTGGGCTAGTCTTTGACAGTGAAGAGAAATATACTGCCTCTGGTGCCATTAATAATACTGCTAGTTATTTGGTGATGATGAACCATGGTGTCGTTAGTACCATCGGGTCCAGGAGCAGGGATGATACTGGTCTTCTTCTGGTGATGTGGACACCTTTTCTTTTGTTACTGGTTGGTGGCCAAGACAGAATAACTTCTTTTGCTATTGAGGATAATGAGTTGTGGCTTAGGCACTTGATTTGGCTCTTCCTCCAAATCTTCACCACTGGTTTTGTGTTTTATCAATCATTTCATCTAAACACGCTATGGATCCCCACAATCTTTCTCCTCCTTGCTGGAACAATCAGGTATGCGGAGCGAATAGCTGCATTGTATCTTTCAAGTTCGGATAGTTTTGGGATCTCTGTTCTTGGAGAACCTGACCCTGGGCCTAACTATGAGAGACTGATGAGTGCATTCACGCACTATAAAGGGAACAATCTTCCTATAAAAATGGAGTATGTCGACGACCTAGAATCCCAGGCTAATGAAAATAGTTCAGCCGATGATGGAGGATTATTGGATTCTCGTGAACTGGTGCAGCGTGCTCATTACTTCGCATATAAATACAAGGGACTCATAGTCAATCTCGTGTTCAGCTCCCGTGAGCATACGGAGAGTCGAGAATTCTTCACTAAAAGAAGTGCAGAACAAACATTGAAAATATTAGAGATCCAGCTCAACTACTTTTATGATCTTCTCCATACCAAGGTGCTGGTGGCAACgtccaaaataggaaaaatatctcGGGGTATATCCACTGGGTTAGTTGTTGCAGCCTTTTCACTTTTCATCTTAGAAGAGAAGGGCACTTTCAAGACGGAGTTTGATGTCGTTGTGACCTACACCTTATTCGTTGGTGTTTTAGCCCTGGATATGGTAACTCTCTTCATATGGCTTTACTCTGATTGGACTGTTTCTTATCTTAAAAAGCTCGACAAAGATTCCCTCAGATTCAAAATCATCAACAAGCTCCTCTTTCCCAAGAAGCAAAGGCAGCCGCAGGAGAAACCCAAGAAAGTTTCTCCCCTCCGATCCAAAatcatcaagttcctctttcccAAGAGGGAAAGGCAGTCGCTGGAGCAACcacggagaaaaaaaaaagtaggttctAGAAGGTGGTCTGAAGATCTATCTCAATTCAACTTCCTTGATTACTGTTATCCACGAAGGTCACGAAGCAGAAGTAAAACCATCGGCGAGATCATCAGCAAAATAGACCAAGGAATTGGATATTTGGACATTATTAacgattttatttattattatttgccgAGGGACGTTAAGAATTTTATAGATCTGAAGAAAAATGACTTTATAATTCAGATGAAATATGTGACTTCTCACCATTTTGATCCATGCCTATGGAAATTTATCTTCGACGAGCTGTCAGAGAAATCTTACTTTGCGGATGATCCGGAAGAAGCCAAGAGAATAAGCTCAGCTAGAGGTGAATGGattcttgagagtggtgacTTCAATTACAGTCTTATCTCAAGTACGTTAATGCATTGTGTCAAAAATGTTGCTTATGATGAAAGCCTTCTACTGTGGCACATTGCTACTGAACTCTGCTACAATAACAATACTGATCAACACAGTCACCCGTCTTTGGATTGTAAATATTGTGATGCTAATTGCTACAAAAAGTGCATCGTCATGGCTGAAAAATTCTTGGACAATGCTGATCTACACAGTCGCATGCCTTCGGGTTGTGATTCTTGTGAACAATGTAATGCTTGTGAATTCAGCAAGCGCCTCTCAGATTACATGTTTTATCTATTATATCAGCCACAAGGTATGATGTCCGAAGTGTCAGGAATTTCAAAACAAAGGTTCAAGGACACCAGCTCTGAAGCGCAACGATTCTTTAGCGAATATGGAGGAGTAGATCTTCAGAAAGGCTGTAAAAATATTCTTGAGGTGGACACATCCGTCAAACCTGTTTATGTGAAGGGAGATCAATCGAAGTCTGTACTGTTTGATGCGTGCATGTTGGCAAAAGAGATTCAAAAGTTGGGAGCAGAGATTAAATGGAAGGTAACAAGTAAAGTGTGGGTGGAATTGTTGTCATATGCTGCGAGTCGTAGCAGAGCAAAGGCCCATGTCCAACAACTAAGTAAGGGCGGTGAGCTTATTACTTTTGTTTGGCTTTTGATGGCACAGTTAGGCTTGAAAGAGCATGCTTGGGTTGAGACCCGTAAAAGAGCAAAGCTGAATCTTAATAAATGA